The genomic stretch TTCTTCGTATAGAGACAAGAATATGTTACAATATGTACAGTTAGATGAGTTCGGTGAATCATAATTTATGATGTTTATTGACAACTTATCAAAGAAAGTTTGGGTGTATTTCGTGAGAGAAAAGTCAATGTGATCTCCATATTCAAGGTATGGAAAGTCAAGGTTGAAAAACATACTAGTAAAAGTATTAAACGTTTTAGGTCTGACAACAAATGTTAGTACATGTAAAAGCAAATTCACATATTATTACAAGAAAGAGAGAATTGAGAGAAATTTCATAGTTATAAAGACTCCATAGCAAAATAAGATGGTAAAAAAATGAACATAACATATAAGAGAAGTCAAATTAATGAGAATTCAAGCAAAATTACCCATAAAAACAATTAGTACAActtgttttattgttaataagtCACCTTTAGGGAAGTTTGAGGAAAAATCTACACAAAAAGCTTGGACAAAATAAGAAGTGAACTATTTGTACTTTAAGTATTCAGTTTTCCAGCTTATGTATATATTCCCAACTATGAAAGATCAAAATTGGATCCAAAGTCTAGAAAGTGTatctttattagatataaaGATGGAGTGAAATTTTATAAGCTATGGGATCTTAAGGTATATAAGGTGATAGTTAGCAAGAATATAGTCAttgatgaaaatgttattttgtataGAAGAGAATCATCTGAAAAAAAGTTtatctaattcaaatttgaaagtgACAGTGGAAGTTAATTGTGGTAGTACCTTAAAGTTAATCCAACTAATAGTTGAATTAGATTGCAGTAATGACGATTTAGAAAGTCTAGTagaataatatgaacaatagcAAAACATAACATTATCATAAATAGACCCATACATACTATTAGACCTTTAGCCAGGTATCGTTTTgacaataaatcttttttttgtcTTACTAATCAGTAGTGGAGaacaagttattttttaaaaagttatttttaattcagaaaagaagaaatgaatgggTGTTATGATTGAAAATATGAAGTCTCTACACAAAAATTGGACTTGGGAGTTGGTTAAACTTccaaaggaaataaaaaaatcaatcaggTGTAAGTGggtctataaaaaaaaaaaaatgacataataaGGGAAGGTCACAAGTTGAAAGCATAGTTAGTTGCTAAAGATTTTCCTCAAAAGAAGTGGATTGATTACAATGATGTTTTTTCTTTAGTGGTAAGACATACAACAATTAGAGTTCTATTGGTATTGATAACTTAGTTAGACATAGAGTTGAAGTAGTTACATGTTAATATTGATTTCTTACACGGTGAGTTGAAAGAGAAGGTCTATATGCAACAGTTTGAGTAATTAAAAGGAGTTTGGAAAAAGTCTTTTTACGGTTTAAACAGTCTCCTAAGAAAAGATACCAAAGGTTTGGtcttatatattgaatattGGTTTTACCAGATGTGAGTATGATTGTTATGTGTACTTAAAGGTTCTGAATGATGACTTCTACATtcatttgttgatttatattaacaatatgTTGATTGATGCAAAAAAATATGGATGATGTTTATCATCTTAAGTCTTAGCAAAGTTGataatatgatatgaaaaatttatgAGCCGCAAAGAAAAGTTTTGATATAAAGATTAAGACGGATACAAAAAATAGAAAGTTTTGACCCTCACAAAAGAAATTCACTGAGAAAGTAGTGGAACGATTTTGCATGGACAAAGCTAAGCTAGTCAATACTAAACTAGCTAGTCATTTTAAGTTGTCTATTTATGAAAGTCTAAGCACAAATCATGAGATGTTGTTCATGTCAAAGGTTGTGTATGCAAGTGCAGTTGGGTGTTTGATGTATGCCAAGCTAGATTTAGTGCATGCAATTAGTGTGGTTAGCAAATTTATGGTTAATCTAGGAAAGGAACATTGACAAGTTGTTAAATGCAAACTCTAATACTTGAGAGGTAcaatgaataattatatttattttatcatagtTAATTCTTTAGCATCTGTATTTAACTATgtaggtgtagattatgataaaGATTTGGATGATAAGAAATCCACTATTGGTTATATATTACTTTAGGTGAAATTTTGTTGGTGAAGATGTACATAAAAGAGAATGCAACATATATGTTGACAAATTTGCTACCACTGAAGAAGTTCAAACATTATTTGGATTTGCTCTAAGTTACTACCGGTTAAAATAAAGGTTGGAACTTTAGGTGAAGGTATATGTTTTCAAGGTTAAAAGAGTCTTATAAGAGTATAAATATTTGTCAGGGTGAATATGGTTAAATAAAGGTGtctcatatttgaaaatttgtcaatttaaAGTTTTAGAATAGATAAAATGGATGTTCCATGACAAGGAGAATGGGTGTTTCAGATGAGAAAGTAGTAGAACAAGGTTGTTTTAGGCGTAAAATAGTCATTCTAAGTGTCATAGAGAATAGAattatttcaaacattttgTTGTTATCCATTTCAAAAGTGTTATAGGTTTGTCAAACAGGAATATGACTATTCCAAGGAGAAATAAGACCATTTCAAGAATGTCAATTTGCAAGAAGTAGAATGGGAATGAGAACGAGCTTGTTCCAAGTAGAACAAGCAAGTTGAAAAGTTTGGAATGAGTGTTCTAATCATGGCAGCACATTCCATCATGTGGGACTGCATTTTGAGTTTCACTATATAAGGGAAACCCTAATTTATGCATTATAATGATTTATAGACTTATTTTCTTCAAAGATTAATAAAGGAACAATAATTCCATGGACGTAAACACATTGTTGAATCTTGTAAAATTTGTGTGTATATGATTGATTGCTTTTACCATAGATCTTCTCTTGAGTTTTTGTGTTATTAAACTCAAGTCTCTTTGAGTGGATTACAAATTCTAAACATTTGtagttttgaaaactgaatCTAGAGAATTATACTTATTCAAAGTTCCTTTTCTAAACCATGGAGTTAACAAAAAGATGCAACAACCAGTGGAGGGAGTAATTTAAGTAACAAACTATCTGAGGTTCTTGTATACAAATCCATATCAACATTTTCAGGTAGACCACggtgcatgttttttttttttttggtttgatcTTGACATTTGTTTATTATTGTCAGTTaactgtaaaaaaaattttgacaaatccTTTTGTATCAAAAGAAtcgaaaatatagaaaaaatggCATGTAGGATATCCAGAAACAAAGTAGTTTGGCGAACCCAGAGATGAACAATTGACATAAATTTACGTAGTTAACAGGTGACCATTGAAGAAAGCTTAATTTGAtgacaaatattgaaatttttctaTACAAAGAAGCACCAGAGGAAAATTTGTTAAGCATCGCGAAGAATGAAAGAACAGGTGGGACGTGAAGCCTCTGGAAGACCCAAAAATCTTCCAATCGGTcttgaataataataaacaaaaaagccTTTTCCataaagtatgaaaaaaaaCTGCCTAATATGTACCTTCCAGCTGCAAGGTTGCTTCTTTGGACTAATGCCGGTTCATTAGAGTTATAATCCTACTGAACTTGGGTGTTATTCaagccattttttttatttttttttataatttcactttaaaaatcagttaactttgaatataaattcaCTTGTTAACAAAAGTATCATCTATCTTGAGCTATACATAGGATGATTGCTTAGAGATTCTTATGGAATCTGATACAAGCATATCCCAATGCACATACAACACAGAATGTGAATCAACCAAAGCAAAATCATCATAGTCAAAAGTTTACATCCTATAATCTTCAATCCTTTTCAATAGATTTGCATGTCAATCTAGcaaagcaaacaaacaaaatgcgGATAAACCATGAGAAACGAAACATATATATGATAGGAATCCATGTATATCCTTCGACAGAACAAAAAGGAATGACTGTGGAgcaactatatatatttataggcaAATGTTGTCCTAGATCATGATGTTAAGAGATATTATATGAATGCATAAATGTTAAGTTCCACGTCAATGTGTATGAAATTCACATGCAACGTATGATCTATCACATGGTTAGTCATGGGGAGCACAAAATCGCAAAGAATCGCAAAAGAgccaaaaacagaagaaaagtgaataatacaaatatttaattgggAAGCCACAAACAGTGTCTTGCatgatgagagagagagagactctatatatatatatatatatatatatatatatatatacatatattcttgCACTCTTATCAATGGCATCAAATATTAATCAGGGTAAAACATGTAAAAGCTAAATTTACGTACCACAGTTCTTCACTTCTCAACTGAATATcagaaattagggttttgcttTCTGCGTTTAGGGTTTTATGATGACACATGACTTTCCCCTCCTAGTAATAAGACTCATCTCTTCGATTAGATCTTTATGAATCATTAATGTCCAATTTACTGATGAAGAAGAGTAATTTTGTGTTTcaatctcatatttatatattgagaGAATTGAAGtaccaaaatcaattaattcgTCGCTATATTTTTTTCTCGATTGTTGGGTTGAACTAAAGAGCTGACATCAAGTAGAAAATATAGATAtgtgtaaagaaattaaaattaattaccgTTTATTTGAAGAAGCCGAAGCTCTACTGAGTTGATTGTTTGGAAGACTTAGCCTCGTCGATGGTCTTGATTTgatgcttcttcttctttttcttcttataagGAATCCCACGGGCCTTAGCTTGACACTCCCTCACTTCACGCAGATAAACCCGAATAGCTCCATTTCCAAAGGGGTTTGTTTCAGGAGAGCCACCATGCTCCTCATAAGCAGCTCTGAGGCGTCCGATCAGAGCATCAAGGCTCCCCCATGCCTGCCTTAGAGGACAAGTACACGGTGCAGGCGGGTCGGGTTGCCCAAAAAAGACACAACCGTGAAGATGAACCTTAGTCTTCCCGAACTGATCGAGATACCTAAGAAATTCAAGCACATGGTTACAGTTACACTGCGATAGTGAAACCGGAGGCCGTTGGTTCTTCAAGTACTGCCCAAAAGTGTTCCAA from Mangifera indica cultivar Alphonso chromosome 6, CATAS_Mindica_2.1, whole genome shotgun sequence encodes the following:
- the LOC123219302 gene encoding protein LIGHT-DEPENDENT SHORT HYPOCOTYLS 10-like, yielding MIMSGVIAKDSAEGSSHPPQPPPLSRYESQKRRDWNTFGQYLKNQRPPVSLSQCNCNHVLEFLRYLDQFGKTKVHLHGCVFFGQPDPPAPCTCPLRQAWGSLDALIGRLRAAYEEHGGSPETNPFGNGAIRVYLREVRECQAKARGIPYKKKKKKKHQIKTIDEAKSSKQSTQ